GCAACAGACCGGTGGCGTCGGGATCTAAGGTGCCGGAGTGCCCCACCTTTCGGGTGCCGAGCACCCCACGCGCCTTGGCGACCACGTCGTGGCTCGTCCAGCCGGCGGCCTTGTCGACCAGCGCCAGGCCATCCGGACCGGCCGGTCGGCCACCGGCGGCCATCAGTCGGTCAGACCTCGCCGTCGCGGATCTGGCGCAGCACCTCTTCGAGCCGAACCGCCCCCCGCGCTACATCGTCGGGTTTGAACACCAGTTCCGGCGTCCGCTTCACACTCGTCTGCCGACCGATCGCCGCCTGCAGGCGATGGCGTTGATTCCCGAGGGCCTCCAACACCACCTCGTCGTCGTCCTCCCCGGCGAGGGTGTCGAAATACACCGTGGCACGACGCAGATCGGCCTCGCAGTCCACCGACATGATCGTCACCAACTCCAGGCGATCGTCGTCGAGTAGCTCGAGTTCCTCGGCCAGGATCTCCTGGAACAACTTGTTCAGACGCGCGGTACGCGGGTAATCCCGGGCCGTGCTGTGGCTGCGGGTGCGGGCACGCTTGGGCATGTCAGTCCAGTTCACTCACGTGCGAGGGATCTCGCGCTCCTCGAAGGTCTCGATGATGTCGCCTGGTTTGAGGTCCTGGAAATCGGTGAGGCCGATGCCACACTCAAACCCGGTCGCTACCTCGCGCACGTCATCTTTGAAGCGCCGCAACGAGTTGACGGCGCCTTTCCAAATGATTGTGCCCTCCCGCAGGAAGCGGACCTTGGAGTTGCGGGTGATCACACCGTTGAGCACGTAACAACCAGCGATCTTGCCGACACGGGGCACGGAGAAGATCTCGCGCACCTCGGCGTCGCCGGTGACCACCTCCTCGAACTCGGGGGCGAGGAGACCGACCACTGCGCTCTCCACGTCCTCGATGACCTGGTAGATGATCTCGTAGTTGCGGATCTCCACCTCTTCGGCCTGGGCCAGCTCGCGAGCCTTGCGGTCGGGACGCACGTTGAAGCCAATGATGGTGGCCCCCGAGGTGGCGGCCAACTGCACATCCTGCTGACTGATCCCACCCACGGCGCGGTGCACGAAGCCCAACTTCACTTCGTCCCGCTCAAGCTTGCGCAGCGATTGGGTGAGGGCTTCCAGTGAACCGGTGGTATCGGTTTTGAGCAGGATGTTGAGCGTGGCCACATCGCCGCGCTGGATCTGTTCGAAGATGTCCTCCAAGCGCGCCCCCGAAGGGGCGGCGGCCTCGCGACCGAGGTTCGCCACGCGATGCCAATGCTCCCGTTTCTCCGCCACCGACTTGGCGGTCTTTTCATCCGGGGCCACTACGAAACCGTCGCCGGCATCAGCCACATCGTTGAGACCGAGTACCTGCACCGGCATGGACGGACCGGCTTCGGTGACCTGCTCGCCCAGATGGTTGATCAAGGCCCGGACCCGACCCCAGGCTGGGCCAGCCACCAACGGCTCGCCCACCCGCAGCGTGCCGCGCTGCACCAAGATGTTGGCCACCGGGCCGCGGCCGGTATCAAGGTGAGACTCCAGCACCACGCCCGCCGCACGGCCCTCAGGGTTGGCCCGGAGGTCCTCTACGTCGGCCACGAGGAGCAGCGTCTCCAGCAGCGTGTCGACACCATCACCGTTGAGGGCGGATACCGGAATCATCTCGACGTCGCCACCCCAGTCCTGGGGAATGAGACCGAGTTCGGAGAGTTGCTGCTTCACCCGGTCGGGTTGGGCCTGCTCGCGGTCCATCTTGTTGATGGCCACCACGATCGGAGCCCCCGAGGCCTTGGCGTGGTTGAGAGCCTCAATGGTTTGGGGCATCACGCCGTCGTCGGCGGCCACCACTAGCACCACGATGTCGGTGGCCTCGGCGCCCCGGGCGCGCATGGCCGTGAAGGCCTCGTGACCCGGGGTATCGATGAAGGTGATCAGGCGATCGTTTTGGATGGCTTGGTAGGCCCCCACGGCCTGGGTGATGCCGCCGGCTTCGCCGGCCACCACATTGGTGTCGCGGATACGGTCCAACAACTTCGTCTTGCCGTGGTCCACATGGCCCATCACGGTGATGATCGGTGGACGTTGGGCGGCCTCGTCGTCGTCGTCGTCGAACAGGGCATCCATTCCCAGCAGAGCATGCAGCCCCACCTCTTGCTCTTCGCCGGGATCGACCAAACGGATGGTGGCGTTGATCTCGGCTGCGAACAGTTCGATCTGCTCGTCGCTGAGCGACTGGCTAGCCGTCACCATTTCACCCATTTGCATGAGGAAACGGACCACATCGGCCGCCGTTCGGTTGAGTTGGGGACCCAACTCGTGCGGGGTGCACGAGCGCTCCAACACCACCTCGCCCTCCGGGACGGGAGCGTCGGTAGGCGTGAAGGTTTGGGCATCCATCGGCTGGAGTTCTTCGCGATTCCGCCGCTTTCGCCCGCCACGCCGCCGCGGCGGGCGCTGCTGACCGCGACCACCGCCAGGACCACGGCCCGGGCCGCCGCCGGGGGCACCGCCGC
The sequence above is a segment of the Acidimicrobiia bacterium genome. Coding sequences within it:
- a CDS encoding ribosome-binding factor A, which encodes MPKRARTRSHSTARDYPRTARLNKLFQEILAEELELLDDDRLELVTIMSVDCEADLRRATVYFDTLAGEDDDEVVLEALGNQRHRLQAAIGRQTSVKRTPELVFKPDDVARGAVRLEEVLRQIRDGEV
- a CDS encoding translation initiation factor IF-2 translates to MAAKKRVHELAKELGMTNKETLDLCGSLGIGVKTHSSSIEDAQVDRVRRKAEREGMVREVQPEEPPKAAKAAKAPAAAKAPAPVVAPAPVVAPAPVVTPAPVVTPAPVVTPAPVVTPAAAPVAPAPVAPAPPRPPARLVTSSGSERPLPPRRVDDEPVRPVAAATPVAPAPVAATPAPAPAAAISDPAAPSPSAENAAPAPTSPTDGPRLRSDSGKPIPPPPGMGGRGAVPPRGPAGRAIPPPPGRRVGGPPADTPVGARTPGGPGGFGPNRPPGGGAPGGGPGRGPGGGRGQQRPPRRRGGRKRRNREELQPMDAQTFTPTDAPVPEGEVVLERSCTPHELGPQLNRTAADVVRFLMQMGEMVTASQSLSDEQIELFAAEINATIRLVDPGEEQEVGLHALLGMDALFDDDDDEAAQRPPIITVMGHVDHGKTKLLDRIRDTNVVAGEAGGITQAVGAYQAIQNDRLITFIDTPGHEAFTAMRARGAEATDIVVLVVAADDGVMPQTIEALNHAKASGAPIVVAINKMDREQAQPDRVKQQLSELGLIPQDWGGDVEMIPVSALNGDGVDTLLETLLLVADVEDLRANPEGRAAGVVLESHLDTGRGPVANILVQRGTLRVGEPLVAGPAWGRVRALINHLGEQVTEAGPSMPVQVLGLNDVADAGDGFVVAPDEKTAKSVAEKREHWHRVANLGREAAAPSGARLEDIFEQIQRGDVATLNILLKTDTTGSLEALTQSLRKLERDEVKLGFVHRAVGGISQQDVQLAATSGATIIGFNVRPDRKARELAQAEEVEIRNYEIIYQVIEDVESAVVGLLAPEFEEVVTGDAEVREIFSVPRVGKIAGCYVLNGVITRNSKVRFLREGTIIWKGAVNSLRRFKDDVREVATGFECGIGLTDFQDLKPGDIIETFEEREIPRT